The Dioscorea cayenensis subsp. rotundata cultivar TDr96_F1 chromosome 16, TDr96_F1_v2_PseudoChromosome.rev07_lg8_w22 25.fasta, whole genome shotgun sequence sequence tttgaacaaATTTATCTGCGATGTTctatcatttctattgtttcctATCCACTATTGAAAACATTGTACTGGTTTCGAACTGAAGAACATATAAAGgtacaaaaatatttgatttattaagcctaactttaattttgtaatgAACTTGCGACCAATTGAAATGGTTTGCACATTACAATTGTAAGCATTGTATTAACTTCATTGATGGTAAACAGTGatggataagagttggatgcATAAGTCAAGATTGTCTAATGAGTATGCAGAAGGAGTGGAGACATTTCTTGATTTCGCGTTTAATAAGTCAAGTGAAGACAACATGATTGTTTGTCCTTGTGTAAAGTGTGCGAATGTTCATTGGCACACACGAGAAGTAGTGGAAGAACATTTAATGTGTGATGGAATTCTACTGGGTTACACTTGTTGGTTCTTCCATGGGGAGCGTGctccttcttcaacatctaaTTTGGATGACATAATTACAATGCCTCCGAGCTCCAGTCATCCTACTTCAACCTTTCATAGTAGCCATGGCGCCATGGGAGAATTGTTACGTGATGCTTTTAACATCCGTCATGATGTTCATGGGGGCATTGAACCTAATATTGGAGATGTCAATGATGAAGGCCACGACGAGGCAGGCGAGGAAGAACTTCCTACAGAAGCGGCAAAGTTCTACAAGTTACTTGAAGATATGAATGAGAAACTTTATGATGGATCGAAGCATTCAAGGCTGTATTTTTGCATTCGCCTCTTCCACCTAAAATGCATATGTGGGATGACCGGAAAAGCTCTCGATTACCTAATtgagtttttgaaagaatttttccCAGCCGCTGCGATTCCTACAAATAGTCATGAATCTAAGAAGTTTATCAAAGACTTAGGACTTggttatgaaaaaattcatgctTGCCCTAATGATTGTATGCTCTATTGGAGTGATAAAGAAAATCAGCAAGCTTGTCTTGTTTGTGGCACTTCTCGTTGGTTGTCCACTGAATCTAACCAAACTTCCAATGATAATGATGAATTGGTCCACAAAAGACCAGCGAAGGTTTTGCGTTATTTTCCTATCATCCCAAGATTACAGAGAATATTCATGTCGTCAAGGACTTCTGGAGATATGACTTGGCATGTTGATGGTCGTACAGAAGATGGGTGTTTGAGGCATCCTGCTGACGCTGAAGCATGGAAAATGTTTGATACGAGATATCCAGACTTTGCTTCTGATCCTCGAAATATTAGGCTCGGACTTTCCTCTGATGGTTTTAACCCATTCAAGTTACTGAGTACTTCTTATAGTACATGGCCGGTGGTGTTGATTCCTTACAATTTGCCACCGTGGAAAGGGATGAAGCAATCTTCTTTCATCTTATCCATGATTATCCCTAGAGTTAATGGTCCAGGAAATGACATTGACATCTACTTACAACCTCTAATCAAGGAGCTGAAGCAATTATGGGTTGGTGTTCAGACATATGATGCATCAAGGAGACAGAATTTCAATTTGTGAGCTGCTCTAATGTGGACAATAAATGATTTTCCTGCTTATGCAATTTTATCTGGTTGGAGCACAAAGGGGAAGTACGCTTGCCCTTGTTGTGCTGCAGAAACATCGTCAAGATGGTTATCCAATGGGCAAAAGTTTTGTTATATTGGACATCGACGGTGGTTAGCAGAAGATCATCCATATAGGCTCCAAAAACATTTATTTGATGGTACCTTAGAGCTACGTGAGGCTCCGCTATCTACAAGTGGGTCAGACATCTCGTTGATGTTAAATGATGTGCAATATAGCTATGGGAAACGAATGAAACAaaggcaaagaaaatcaaagacttCTAGTAACTCAAAGAAAAGACAGAGGCAAGAATCCAATTTTCAAGAAGATAGCGTCATGGACAACGAACAAGACGAATCACAAGAAGTAGATTTGTGGAAAAAGAGAAGTATATTTTTTGATTTACCATATTGGGAGCATCTCCTTCTGCGGCATAATCTAGATGTGATGCACATCGAGAagaatgtttgtgaaaatattattggaACCATGCTTGATGTTGATGGCAAATCGAAGGATAATTTGAAAGCCAGACTTGATTTGGTAGATATAGGAATTCGTCATGTTCTTCATCCTGAATATCTTCCTAATGGAAGAACAAGGTTGCCTCCTGCTGTTTATTCAATGACAAAAGGGGAGAAGGATGTGTTTTGCCAAGTCTTGAAGGACATTAAAGTTCCGGATGGTTATTCCTCAAATATTTCAAGATGCGTGAACCAAAAAGACCGGAAGTTGCATTCTCTAAAATCACATGATTATCATATATTGCTCCATGATTTGCTCCCAATTGCTTTACGCTTATCATCATCAAAACAAGTAATATGTTCCATTTCCGAGCTTtgcaatatattcaaaattcttTGTGGTAAGGTTCTCAATGTTGAAGAGCTTGACAAACTTCAATATCGAGCAGCGATGGTTTTATGTCAATTAGAGAAGATGTTCCCACCATCTTTCTTCACTATAATGGTCCATTTGCTTATTCACCTTCCATTGCAAGCTAAACTTGGTGGACCTGTCCATTACCGATGGATGTATCCAATTGAACGGTAACAATTTCCTACTATAGACTTAGTTATAATTAGtaagaattaaatttattttttagttgacATGACATACATGTTTTAGGTTCTTGTTGAAGTTAAAGAACTATGTGCGGAACAAGAGATATCCTGAAGGTTCTATTGCCGAAGGTTATTTGGCAGAGGAATGTGTGACTTTTTGTTCCCGATATCTGGAGGATgttgaaacaatatttgataaacCATCAAGGAATTTGGGACAAGTTCATGATGAGGCACTCGGGGGAGCTTATTTATTTCATAGTCATGGACAACCAATAGGCAAATTTGAAATTGTAGAATTAGATGCTAAATCATTGGCACAAGCACATCGATATGTCTTATTACACCATGACGTTACTGTCACACTGCAATCGTAAGTGAAGCATTTCCatgtcttttaatttttatggtaTAAGTTTACAATTTGTATTGCAATTAATTGTAGTGAGTACAAGAATATCTTGAGACAACAAATGCGTGGTCGCCGTTCAACCGCTCGTGATGTTGATATGCAATTTACTAAGACTTTTCATGAATGGTTGGCGGAAGTTGTAAGTGCTGAAATTTAGAAGCTTCATACTCTATAAATTATTTGCTTTTTAATTACGTACATATATTGACGCAATTTCCTAGGTTTCTCGTGGAAGAGATGTGACCGAAGAAGTTAGGTTCCTTGCAAAAGGACCAAACCGAATTGTCAAGCGATTCAAAGGATATATCATCAATGGATTTCGCTTCCATACCAAATCTCGTGAGAGATTAAGGAGAACTCAAAATTCCGGATGCGTTgttacttcttcaacaatgagTTATGCAAGCGCAAGTGATGCTAACCCCGTGCAAGGAAATGTTGACTATTACGGGATTTTGAATGACATAATTGAGTTAGATtactttcaaaaattcaaagttgTGTTGTTTCGATGTGATTGGGCTGATGTTACTAATAGTCGAGGTatcaagaaagataaatatgGATTTACCATGGTGAATTTTTCTAGATTAATCCACACAGGTGCTAATGTCATTGATGAGCCTTTTGTATTTTCATCACAAGTGAAGCAAGTATTCTACAGTAAAGATCTCACCGAATGTGGATGGTATGTTGTGATACACAATCAAGCTAGGGAAGTGTATGACATGGGTGATGAATCGACAGAAAGTGGTCCTCGAACTGATTGTTTTCCTACTAGTAGTGAAGGACTTTTATCTTCTAATGATGATGAGCAATGGGTTCGTGaagatgtcaatgaggatgttTATGCGActtaataaaaagtaaattactTTGTCTTAGTACGATGAGTTATAATTTTCCAAATTCCTAATTTGTAGTGTGAGTTTTATGTACtcttcttaatttatattttttattagcttTTGTTTAGCTAATCAAACTCATCTCAATGAGAAGCATCTTTTATTAGCTTTTGACCACACTAAATCAGCCTAACAATGACAAGCTTATGATATGGTTCATCGAAATGTGGttgggttttgtttttaatgattgTGTGCTGTTGGCTTCATACGATATGTGATCCCTCAATAGTTAAAGATAGCTTTAGGAATTTTCAagatcaaattaataattttttaatgattcatgTGATTTGTATAAAAATGTCTTGTTAGCTAATTTCCTTATAAAGGAAGATTTTTCAGCCTCACTAGTATAATACATTCTTTTGTATATCATTCTTTGCCTTTTGGAGATTTATTTAATGGATATCTGAAACCTTGTTGTTAGGGGCTTCGGCCAACATCATTGTTGCTGAAAATCTCATTCCCTATGTACAAATATTATTCATTGTTGCTTGGCCAACATCATGTGTTAAGTTAGTTACTAGTCAGATTCATTTTTAACCAGGTTTAGTGGTTAGGCTGATATTCAACCAAGGGGGGAGAATTGCATATTTGCATGTTTGAAAGTTTGCTGCTCTGTGCAAGAAAGTATCATGATAAATTACCTTTCTTGGTTTTCAAAGTTTTAATAACTGATATTTTTTACCCCTTACAAATCTTGATCAACTTGCTTGTGAAGCATTTTGTTTATTCTTGCTGTTGATGTACAAAGCTGGCATTATGGAGTTTAAAGATTCAGTTTTCCATTTGTAATAGGTACTGTGTTACTTCAACGAAGACATTGATTCCCTTTGCAAGGCACTATCAGATCCTTCAGATGAGGTACTATGTTGTAATTGTTGATATTGCTACAGAGCTCCTTTTAGTTATCAACTAAATTGTGTCTGACAAAAATGAATCAGTGACTTTTTCTGTGCAATTGCTTATAGCAATACCTTTTCGCTAATAGAAGTATCAGGGCCCGTTTGGATTGGATTTTTGTTTCCCCAAGTTCCATGTTTCTTTGCATAATTCAAGTAGTCTGTTTCTATATGCCTTTCCATTCTATTCAAAGTTTAAGTTGTTTTATGAAGTGCTTAATTTATCTGTCAGAAATTCAGCAGAATAACTGAAACTATATGCATTGCTGAATTCTTTTCAGGCTGTGTTTTTTATGTTCACAGAAATCATGTAACTTAAATTTTCCTTGTGACTTATTTAGTACTATAGAGCAGATTAAAATAAGGCCTTTTGTTGACACCCGTCTGTGGTTTTGTGTTATCTTTATTTAGTACCATAAAGACTTATTTTTATGGCTGTATCATTAACTTTTTCCCCTCATGCAGATCACTAAGTTTGGATCTATTAGTGTTTATT is a genomic window containing:
- the LOC120278575 gene encoding uncharacterized protein LOC120278575; translation: MDKSWMHKSRLSNEYAEGVETFLDFAFNKSSEDNMIVCPCVKCANVHWHTREVVEEHLMCDGILLGYTCWFFHGERAPSSTSNLDDIITMPPSSSHPTSTFHSSHGAMGELLRDAFNIRHDVHGGIEPNIGDVNDEGHDEAGEEELPTEAAKFYKLLEDMNEKLYDGSKHSRLYFCIRLFHLKCICGMTGKALDYLIEFLKEFFPAAAIPTNSHESKKFIKDLGLGYEKIHACPNDCMLYWSDKENQQACLVCGTSRWLSTESNQTSNDNDELVHKRPAKVLRYFPIIPRLQRIFMSSRTSGDMTWHVDGRTEDGCLRHPADAEAWKMFDTRYPDFASDPRNIRLGLSSDGFNPFKLLSTSYSTWPVVLIPYNLPPWKGMKQSSFILSMIIPRVNGPGNDIDIYLQPLIKELKQLWVGVQTYDASRRQNFNL